One region of Oryzias latipes chromosome 6, ASM223467v1 genomic DNA includes:
- the LOC101171662 gene encoding calcium-independent phospholipase A2-gamma — protein MNHSWAPNVWVKVNRVTHKLPPFAHRAAGSFFIVPGVDVPHSAGYLSFRHFHHSRVRNRRGWICRANHVKQRVGLHTSCLCLNASTSKWSAGLSQHMSRFRSTVDSLSKAVSGTQADLLSIMSRIKSKGSNEAPAKSLTGSESTPPSTDGALPSKATTAPTPPDLSSASVSTSVAPVDVKATTSTHPHTSTQVTVTAAIVTVSDAHEKKLRRTVSVVKASCAKKLIAPSPLLNHTESGSRAPKEAPALFHPSTFPVSLDETYTYLAHHINTYFGSDTKTQDQIKDIKEGFPSLPQDQQTSNLAQISNKPAPTARPTPPSSKKSFGQYLSSSAPTVQAFVGSYIAPFVPKFRTREAKSSASEEMKHEALQVKPIEATVNKEQMGAEEKAKKLQLQREKIIARVSVDNRTRALVQALYRASDVRVYISRVEDLSYHLLEFPDTRIVAVKEKAIPCLLRLMQANDAGLRAAVREALALIGYQKPVRGRGIRVLSIDGGGLRGLLALQTLHRLEALTGKPIYKLFDYICGVSTGAILGFMLGVHQIPVKDCDEIYRKLGSDVFKQNVIVGTMKMSWSHAFYDSEAWENILKEKMGSCLLVETSRNPECPKVAAVSTIVNRGLPLKAYVFRNYNLLPGVRSHYLGGCQHQLWQATRASSAAPGYFQEFTLGGDLHQDGGLLINNPTALAIHECKCLWPDTPVECVVSLGTGRFETPGKNNATYTSLKTKLTNVISSATDTEEVHAMLDAFLPPNTYFRFNPFLNEDISMDESRHEKLNLLQAEGLRYLERNEEKIKKVAAILTREKTAIQRMTEWARLKADMYQHLPFKA, from the exons ATGAATCACAGTTGGGCTCCTAATGTCTGGGTGAAAGTAAACAGAGTGACTCATAAACTGCCACCTTTTGCTCACCGGGCAGCTGGATCATTTTTCATAGTACCGGGCGTTGATGTTCCCCACAGTGCTGGTTATCTGAGCTTCAGGCACTTTCATCACTCCAGGGTCAGGAACAGAAGAGGATGGATTTGTAGAGCTAACCACGTCAAGCAACGCGTTGGACTCCACACCAGTTGTTTGTGTTTGAACGCTTCAACCTCAAAGTGGTCAGCTGGTCTCAGTCAACATATGTCTCGCTTTAGAAGTACAGTGGACTCTTTGTCCAAGGCTGTGAGCGGGACTCAAGCTGACCTTCTGTCCATCATGTCCCGCATCAAATCTAAAGGTTCAAATGAAGCCCCAGCTAAAAGCCTGACAGGTAGTGAATCTACACCTCCCTCCACTGATGGTGCCCTTCCCTCTAAAGCAACCACAGCACCAACTCCCCCAGATCTATCTTCAGCCAGCGTTTCCACATCGGTTGCTCCAGTTGATGTGAAGGCCACTACCTCTACTCATCCTCATACATCTACTCAAGTCACTGTCACTGCTGCCATTGTAACTGTCTCCGATGCTCATGAGAAAAAGCTGAGACGCACAGTCTCCGTTGTCAAAGCTAGTTGTGCCAAGAAGCTCATCGCGCCTTCTCCACTACTAAACCACACAGAGAGCGGAAGCAGAGCTCCCAAAGAAGCCCCAGCACTTTTCCATCCCAGCACTTTCCCTGTCAGCCTCGATGAAACGTACACCTACCTTGCTCACCACATCAACACATACTTTGGGAGCGACACAAAGACTCAGGATCAGATAAAGGACATTAAAGAAGGCTTCCCATCTCTCCCCCAGGATCAACAAACTTCAAACCTCGCCCAGATTTCTAATAAACCCGCTCCAACTGCTCGCCCCACACCTCCGTCCTCCAAAAAGAGCTTCGGACAATACCTGTCATCCTCAGCCCCCACCGTTCAGGCATTTGTCGGCAGCTACATCGCTCCTTTTGTTCCTAAGTTTCGGACAAGAGAAGCCAAAAGTTCTGCAAGCGAGGAGATGAAGCATGAGGCTCTTCAAGTGAAACCGATCGAGGCAACCGTTAACAAGGAGCAGATGGGAGCAGAGGAAAAGGCCAAAAAACTTCAGCTTCAGCGGGAAAAG ATTATTGCCAGGGTGAGCGTGGACAACCGAACGCGGGCTTTGGTCCAGGCCCTCTACAGAGCATCTGATGTTCGAGTTTACATCAGCAGGGTGGAGGATTTAAGTTACCACCTCCTGGAGTTTCCAGACACTCGTATTGTTGCAGTAAAG gaGAAAGCGATTCCTTGCCTCCTGCGTTTAATGCAGGCCAACGACGCAGGCTTAAGAGCAGCAGTCAGAGAAGCTCTGGCGCTAATTGGCTATCAGAAACCGGTTCGGGGACGAGGCATCCGCGTCTTGTCCATCGATGGAGGAGGTTTAAG GGGACTTCTTGCTCTTCAGACTTTGCACAGATTGGAAGCACTTACTGGCAAACCCATTTACAAGCTGTTTGACTACATTTGTGGCGTCAGCACAG GCGCCATCCTGGGCTTCATGCTCGGCGTGCATCAAATCCCCGTGAAGGACTGCGATGAGATTTACAGGAAGCTGGGATCGGACGTGTTCAAGCAAAACGTGATTGTCGGGACGATGAAGATGAGCTGGAGCCACGCTTTTTATGACAGCGAAGCATGGGAGAACATCCTCAA AGAAAAAATGGGGTCTTGCCTCTTGGTGGAAACTTCAAGAAATCCAGAATGCCCCAAG GTGGCAGCGGTGAGCACCATTGTGAACAGGGGTCTTCCTCTAAAGGCCTATGTGTTCAGGAACTACAACCTGCTGCCAGGGGTGCGCTCGCATTACCTGGGGGGCTGCCAGCACCAGCTATGGCAGGCCACCCGAGCATCATCTGCAGCCCCTGGCTATTTCCAGGAGTTCACATTAGGGGGCGATCTGCACCAG GACGGAGGCCTGCTGATCAACAACCCCACGGCCCTTGCTATCCATGAGTGCAAATGCCTGTGGCCCGACACGCCCGTGGAGTGTGTGGTCTCTCTCGGCACGGGCCGCTTCGAAACCCCCGGGAAGAACAATGCCACATACACCAGTCTGAAAACCAAACTCACCAACGTAATCAGCAGTGCCACAGACACAGAGG AGGTTCACGCCATGCTGGACGCCTTCCTTCCTCCCAACACCTACTTCCGCTTCAACCCATTCCTTAACGAAGACATCTCCATGGATGAGAGCCGCCATGAGAAGCTGAACCTACTCCAGGCAGAGGGCCTCCGGTATTTGGAGAGAAAcgaagaaaagattaaaaaggtTGCAGCCATTCTCACGCGAGAGAAAACCGCTATCCAGAGGATGACTGAGTGGGCCAGACTTAAGGCTGACATGTACCAGCATCTGCCTTTCAAGGCATAG